The Amycolatopsis tolypomycina region GGTGAAACGGTGGAAGAGACGGCCGTGCGCGAGGTGAAGGAGGAAACCGGCATCTCCGCGCGCGTCATGCGGCCACTCGGCACCATCGACTACTGGTTCGTGGCCGAGAAGCGGCGCATCCACAAGACCGTGCACCACTTCCTGCTCGAATCGCTCGGCGGTGAGCTTTCCGACGAAGACGTCGAGGTCACCGAGGTGGCCTGGGTCCCGCTGGCCGAGCTGGAGTCCAAACTCGCCTACTCCGACGAGCGCAAGCTCGTCCGGAAGGCCAGCCAGATGCTCACAGAACTTTTCGCGCGCCCGGACGTCCACGGACGAGACGAGCACGCCCCTGAGGGAGCCCCCGAGTGAAGCGGTTCGCCGCAGCCTTCCTGTCCGTCCTCTTCCTGGCCGTCCCCGCCCTCGCCGGAGCCGCGGCGGCCCAGGCGCAGGAGGGCGGCGCGCGCCTGCGCATCGACCTCGCCGA contains the following coding sequences:
- a CDS encoding NUDIX hydrolase, which translates into the protein MSGSAGRPGAPKPRRRRRRQRGRRLTTVDETSAGGLVVDPEREQAVLIGRLDRHGRLLWSLPKGHIEDGETVEETAVREVKEETGISARVMRPLGTIDYWFVAEKRRIHKTVHHFLLESLGGELSDEDVEVTEVAWVPLAELESKLAYSDERKLVRKASQMLTELFARPDVHGRDEHAPEGAPE